A region of Thermococcus piezophilus DNA encodes the following proteins:
- a CDS encoding ATP-dependent DNA helicase, with amino-acid sequence MRIEELSVDERVKRIIRERGIEELYPPQAKALKSGVLEGKNLVLAIPTASGKTLVSEIVMVNKLLHEGGKAIYLVPLKALAEEKYREFKAWEVLGLRVAATTGDYDSTDEWLGKYDIIVATAEKFDSLLRHGSSWIRDVKLVVADEVHLIGSYDRGATLEMILSHMLDKAQILALSATVGNAEELAEWLNAELVVSDWRPVELRKGVFSHGQLFWEDGKIDRYPSSWDSLVVDAIKKGKQALVFVNTRRSAEKEAVSLASKIYRLLTKPEQRKLEELTESLESNPTNNRLREALKKGVAFHHAGLGRSERTVIEDAFREGLIKVITATPTLSAGINLPAFRVIIRDTKRYSNFGWVDIPVLEVQQMMGRAGRPKYDKRGEAIIVAKTEDPKKLMERYVFGKPEKLFSMLSNESAFRGQILALITNFSIGNFRELIEFLERTFYFHQRSDTSQLEWKAKEIVYFLIENEFIDLDLNDHFMPLLFGRRTSQLYIDPLTAKKFRDAFPKLEKNPNPFGIFQLIASTPDMGTLNARRKEMEDYLDLAYEMEEKLYVNIPYWEDYTFQSFINEVKTAKILLDWINEVPETRIYDAYNIDPGDLYRILELADWLMYSLIELYKLFEPKEEVLAYLRNLHLRLRHGVREELLELVRLPNIGRKRARALYNAGFRTQEDIIRAKVSELLAVEGIGMKVIEGLFRYFGVELPGASKKGADERNPKKRRGTLDDFLR; translated from the coding sequence ATGAGAATTGAGGAGCTTTCCGTTGATGAGCGAGTTAAAAGGATCATCCGGGAGAGAGGCATAGAGGAGCTCTATCCCCCTCAGGCCAAAGCTTTGAAAAGCGGGGTACTTGAGGGGAAGAACCTAGTCCTTGCCATCCCTACGGCTAGCGGGAAAACCCTCGTTTCTGAGATAGTGATGGTCAACAAACTCCTGCATGAGGGCGGAAAAGCGATCTATCTCGTCCCTCTTAAGGCCCTCGCCGAGGAGAAGTACCGCGAGTTCAAAGCCTGGGAAGTGCTGGGACTGCGCGTCGCGGCGACGACGGGGGATTATGACTCCACCGATGAGTGGCTCGGAAAGTACGACATAATAGTCGCCACCGCCGAGAAGTTCGACTCCCTCCTGAGGCATGGTTCAAGCTGGATTAGGGACGTCAAGCTCGTAGTCGCGGACGAAGTCCACCTCATAGGCTCCTACGATAGAGGAGCAACGCTGGAAATGATTCTCAGTCATATGCTCGATAAGGCTCAAATCCTAGCCCTGAGCGCCACCGTTGGAAACGCAGAAGAGTTGGCAGAGTGGCTCAACGCTGAGCTCGTTGTGAGCGACTGGCGTCCCGTGGAGCTGAGAAAGGGAGTCTTCTCCCACGGCCAGCTCTTCTGGGAGGACGGTAAAATAGACCGGTATCCTTCGAGCTGGGATTCCCTCGTAGTTGATGCAATAAAAAAGGGCAAGCAAGCACTCGTCTTTGTGAACACGAGACGCTCGGCTGAAAAGGAAGCGGTGAGCCTTGCCTCCAAGATTTACAGACTCCTCACGAAGCCCGAGCAGAGAAAGCTGGAGGAGCTGACGGAGTCGCTGGAGAGCAACCCCACCAACAACAGGCTGAGGGAAGCACTAAAGAAGGGTGTGGCTTTCCACCATGCTGGACTGGGGAGAAGCGAGAGGACGGTGATAGAAGATGCCTTTAGGGAAGGCCTGATTAAGGTAATAACAGCGACTCCGACGCTTTCTGCTGGAATAAACCTCCCCGCGTTTCGCGTCATAATACGGGACACCAAGCGCTACTCCAACTTCGGCTGGGTGGACATACCCGTCTTAGAGGTTCAGCAGATGATGGGGCGCGCTGGAAGGCCCAAGTACGACAAACGTGGAGAGGCCATAATAGTGGCCAAGACTGAGGATCCAAAGAAGCTGATGGAGCGCTACGTCTTTGGAAAGCCGGAAAAGCTCTTCTCAATGCTATCTAACGAATCAGCCTTCAGGGGACAGATTCTGGCCCTAATCACCAACTTTAGCATCGGAAACTTCCGCGAGCTGATAGAGTTCCTTGAGAGGACATTCTACTTCCACCAGAGGAGCGACACCTCTCAGCTGGAGTGGAAGGCGAAGGAGATAGTCTACTTCCTCATCGAGAACGAGTTCATAGACCTTGACCTTAACGACCATTTCATGCCCCTGCTATTCGGCAGAAGAACGTCGCAGCTCTACATAGACCCGCTCACGGCCAAGAAGTTCCGCGATGCGTTTCCAAAGCTGGAGAAAAATCCAAATCCCTTTGGAATCTTCCAGTTGATAGCCTCCACACCAGACATGGGCACACTGAACGCGCGCAGGAAGGAGATGGAGGACTATCTCGATCTGGCATACGAGATGGAAGAGAAGCTCTACGTCAACATCCCCTACTGGGAGGATTACACCTTCCAGAGCTTCATCAACGAGGTAAAAACGGCAAAAATCCTCCTCGACTGGATAAACGAAGTGCCCGAGACGAGGATATACGACGCCTACAACATAGACCCCGGCGACCTCTACAGAATCCTCGAGCTTGCTGACTGGCTGATGTATTCACTCATTGAGCTCTACAAGCTCTTCGAGCCGAAGGAGGAGGTTTTAGCTTACCTCAGGAATCTCCACCTCCGCCTGAGGCACGGTGTTAGGGAAGAACTCCTCGAGCTCGTCAGGCTACCCAACATCGGCAGGAAGAGGGCGAGGGCGCTCTATAACGCGGGCTTCAGGACGCAGGAGGACATAATCAGGGCCAAAGTGAGCGAGCTCCTCGCGGTCGAGGGAATAGGTATGAAGGTCATCGAAGGGTTGTTCAGGTACTTCGGCGTTGAGCTTCCAGGGGCATCAAAGAAAGGGGCAGACGAGAGAAACCCCAAAAAGCGCAGGGGAACGCTCGACGACTTCCTTAGATAA
- a CDS encoding ZIP family metal transporter encodes MLENFITNLAEWLLGISGGSILWVSFYAGLFVAVMTSLGAMVAIFAKNIPERGVDFSLSFAAGVMIVASFTSLILPAIYSTGSFAPAGIGIALGVLLVFLIDRIIPHEHMVKGYEGPSDLKNKLRKAWLLVFALVIHNLPEGLAIGTSLIYNLEVGLVTAIAIGIQDFPEGTVVSLPLAVIQKKRLQPILIGILSGLAEMAMVIVGAVFFTAFEWSLPYGLGLAGGAMLYVTVKEMIPEIYKREENDILVTLGFFVGFYVMLFLDSMLG; translated from the coding sequence ATGTTAGAGAACTTCATCACGAACCTGGCCGAGTGGCTGCTTGGAATCTCTGGGGGTAGCATTCTCTGGGTATCTTTCTACGCGGGCCTGTTCGTGGCCGTGATGACTTCTCTCGGCGCAATGGTTGCCATCTTCGCCAAGAACATACCCGAGAGGGGCGTGGACTTCAGCCTCAGCTTTGCCGCCGGCGTCATGATAGTGGCCAGCTTTACGAGCTTAATCCTCCCGGCGATATATAGCACGGGTAGCTTTGCTCCTGCCGGGATTGGTATAGCCCTCGGTGTGTTGCTGGTCTTCCTGATAGACCGCATCATTCCCCACGAGCACATGGTCAAGGGCTATGAGGGGCCCAGCGATTTGAAGAACAAGCTCAGAAAGGCCTGGCTCCTTGTCTTCGCACTCGTAATCCACAACCTCCCCGAGGGCTTGGCTATCGGCACTTCTCTCATCTACAACCTTGAGGTTGGTCTCGTGACGGCCATAGCGATAGGCATCCAGGACTTCCCGGAGGGGACTGTGGTTTCCCTCCCCCTTGCGGTCATTCAGAAGAAGCGCCTCCAGCCAATCCTCATAGGTATCCTCAGCGGACTGGCTGAGATGGCAATGGTCATCGTAGGGGCGGTCTTCTTCACGGCCTTCGAGTGGTCCCTACCCTACGGTCTCGGACTCGCTGGCGGGGCGATGCTCTACGTTACTGTCAAGGAGATGATTCCCGAGATATACAAAAGAGAAGAGAACGACATTCTCGTAACCCTTGGTTTCTTTGTGGGCTTCTACGTGATGCTGTTCCTTGACTCAATGCTCGGCTAA
- a CDS encoding RNA-binding domain-containing protein, with product MFEEVEVEAYVYPTEDIEKVKEAMLNLVPGLEFEAFDRGDYIILTGRTKSKKALQRLYELFRGQAILDTARSFLEEGYFGEEIIIKVNKQAAYAGKVNFNEESPLGPITIIIRTKNPHRIMKWLAPRTKDGVPIE from the coding sequence ATGTTTGAGGAAGTCGAAGTCGAGGCTTACGTTTATCCAACTGAGGATATCGAGAAAGTCAAAGAGGCCATGCTGAACCTCGTTCCAGGACTGGAGTTCGAGGCCTTCGATAGGGGCGACTACATCATTCTGACGGGCAGAACCAAGAGCAAGAAAGCCCTCCAGAGGCTTTACGAGCTCTTCCGCGGGCAGGCCATACTCGACACGGCGCGCTCTTTCCTTGAGGAGGGCTACTTCGGTGAGGAGATCATAATAAAGGTCAACAAGCAGGCGGCATACGCCGGGAAGGTGAACTTCAACGAGGAATCCCCCCTCGGCCCGATAACGATAATCATCCGCACGAAGAATCCCCACAGGATAATGAAGTGGCTCGCCCCGAGGACGAAGGACGGAGTACCGATAGAATAA
- a CDS encoding dephospho-CoA kinase has protein sequence MIIIVTGMPGSGKSKIVWEFARRGIPHVSMGDVVREEAERRGIPKTKEGMAKVSIRLRQELGQNAVAKLTVPKVRELLEKHRVVIIDGVRSLDEIGTFRSAFPDEEIVIFAVHTPPRQRFKRLRERGRSDDPQSWEDFEERDWKELKFGIGNVIAMADYMIVNDGPKEEYEKKVKELVERILAEH, from the coding sequence ATGATAATCATCGTAACTGGAATGCCGGGTTCTGGAAAGAGCAAAATCGTCTGGGAGTTCGCCAGGAGAGGAATTCCTCACGTTTCTATGGGGGACGTCGTAAGAGAAGAGGCGGAGCGCAGGGGAATCCCCAAGACCAAGGAGGGCATGGCGAAGGTCAGCATCCGCCTAAGGCAGGAGCTCGGCCAGAATGCAGTAGCAAAACTCACTGTTCCTAAGGTAAGAGAGCTCCTTGAGAAGCACCGGGTGGTAATCATCGACGGCGTCCGCTCGCTCGACGAGATAGGAACATTTAGGAGCGCCTTTCCCGATGAGGAGATCGTTATCTTTGCCGTCCACACCCCGCCGAGGCAGCGCTTCAAGAGGCTTAGAGAGAGAGGAAGGAGCGACGACCCGCAGAGTTGGGAGGACTTCGAGGAGCGTGATTGGAAGGAGCTCAAGTTCGGCATAGGCAACGTCATAGCGATGGCCGACTACATGATAGTCAACGACGGACCGAAGGAAGAATATGAGAAAAAGGTCAAGGAGCTCGTGGAGAGGATTTTAGCCGAGCATTGA